The sequence TCGATCCGGGGCTTTTCGCTGATTTGCTGGTCTGGCGGCAGGGCCCGGACGTCATCCGGTTCCTCCGGACGGCCGGAGACCTCGTCGAGGAGTCGCAGCGCATGCAGCATTGCGTGCGCTCCTACGCCCGAAAGGCAGCCGCGGGGAACTGCCAGCTCTTCCATGGTGAACTCGCCGGCGAGCCCGTCACGATCGAGATTGCCGACGGGAATGGCCGCCCGGTACTGCGCCAGGTGTCGGGTCTCAGGAACAAGCGGCCGGGAGAGCCCACCTACCGTCAGGTCATGACCTGGTTTGGCGATCTCACCGCTGCCATACAGGCCGGATCGAGCGGCGTTCCTCCGAAACTGGTCGGAAGCTTCGAGAAAGACGCTTCTGCGATCCCTGTCCCACGATCGATTCCAGCATGACAACATCCAGGTTGGCGTTTCCGTTCATGCTGAGCCTGTCAATGCACGAAAAGATCTCACCCTTCGACAATATCAGGGCGAACGGGTTCATTCGGGGTTATTTGCCGATCGAGATGAAGAACAGCAGGGCGCCCACGCCGATGATGAAGTAGAAGAGCTGGACGATGCAGCCGGAGGCGTCTTCCGACTGTGACGCCTCGCTGCTCGAATAGCCGTAGTCGGGCGATTTGCCGACTTTTCGCGAGGGCGCATTTCTGCGCGAACCGAGTTCGTTGCCGCATCCGAGACAGTAAATATAGTCTGATTTGTTTTTCTTCTGGCATTTCGGGCATCGGATCGTGTTCGAGTCGGCTTCCGGGGCTGGCGTCTCTTTCGGAATGAGGTTCGTCTGTGAGGCTTTGAACCTCTTCTTCTTGATCGCCTCTGCAGCCGCCTGGCGTTCGCGCGCCACGGGTTTTTCCGGAAGATCCGGCATGGCGTCGCTCCGGACGTCGGTGATCGTGAAGGAACTCTCGTTCGCCACCTCGACGTTGATCTGGTCCGCGAGTCCGTCCATGGTCGTGTCGAGAACCGACTGCATGGTCGATACGTCGACCTTCACCCCGGAAATCGGCTGGAAGAGGACGGTGGAGTCTTCGAGGGCGGTGCCGATGGGCGCGGAAGCGGCGAAGGCGTCGCTTCCGAGAGACGCGTCCTCCATGTCGGGATGGAACGTGTCTTCAAATATACTTTGTAATATATCGCTAAGTATATCCCAGTCGTGGGACAGAAGGCTGGGGATGACGAAGACGAACGGCTGGGGTTCGGACCGGAGGCCGAATTCCAGCCTGATGTCTCCGAGGATGCTCTTCGAGCATTTCAGGGAGGAAACGCCCTGGACCATGAACTTTTTGATCAGTTGGGGGACGTCGAGCGGGAGGGCCGACACGATGTGGACCTGGGACCGGTGAACGACTAGCCAGGAGGCGCCTGTCGACCCGTCGAAGGCGGAGGTCGATTCGTAGGCAAGCCGCACTTCGTCGGCATTGCTGATCGAGAGAAGCGAACAGATTTTGTCTGGGAGCCTGTCGAGAATCACCGGCCTTCTCCTGTGGGCGAAGTTCGAAGCCAGGGGAACGGACCTGTCAGGGTGATGATATCGGAAGCGATCGAGAGCCCGTATTCCGTCTGGGCGTTCAAATCGACGGGGACGCCAGCCGCTCCGTAGAGCCAGCGCTCGAGCCACGGAACGCCCACGCGCCGGAGGAACGGCTCCGGAACATCATACCCGACGAAGCGCATTCCTGCAATTCGGAATCCCCGGGCGGCGGATTCGAGCTGAAGAACCACGTTCAGTTTGCGCATCCAGAAGCCCGAGCCGTCAAGGACGATCGAGAGCGTGTCGGAGGAGAGAAACGCCCACGCCCTGTTCAGGACAAATCCGGCCGCCGGCTTCACATCGATCTTCGCCAGGAGCAGGTTCAGTTCGGGAAGCGTCAGATCGAGCTTCATGACGGTGCCTTGCGCGGACGCCGCGGCGAGCTTGTCCTGGAGGCTCCAGCGGTCTTCACGGGTGATCTCGACGGGCCTGGGAAGATGCGCGTCGCGGGACGAGCTCCCGGAAAACTGCGGAAGGAAAAAGATCGCTGCGGCTACGAGGAGGGCGAGACAGGCAAGAGGAATCACGCATCCGCAGCCGACGCAGGAAAGGCAGCCCCGCCACGTCGTGCCGGAGTCGCTGCTCCTGACGATCAACGCTTTTCCCGGAGAAGGATTCATGTCAGCTTTTCAGGCCGGCAAGCTGGTTCTGCTCGTCGAACGAGAGCAGTTTCTCAATGTCGAGGAGAACGATAAGACGTTCTTCCAGCTTCGCCACGCCCTGAACATACTGGGAACCGATATTGTACGAAAAAACGTCGGGTGCGCGTTCGATCTGGTCGGAAAACAGGCGGATGACCTCCGAAACGTTGTCCACGACCATGCCGACGAGGTTGCGGTTGAAATCGACGATGAGGATCTTGGACTGGTGCTGGTCGGTCAGGGGGGGCAGATCGAACCGCTTCCTGAGATCGATGATGGGCACGATATGCCCGCGGAGATTGATGACGCCTTCGACGAAACTCGGCGCCTTCGGCATTTTCCTGATGTCGGTCATCGCCTGGATTTCGCGGACCTTGGCGATGTTGAGCGCATACTCGTCGGTGCCGATGTAGAAACCGACGACCTGGATCTCCTGGCGGGTCTGTACCTTTTTCATGATGCCGATTCTAGCATGCGGACGCAGGTGGCGCAAATCTTCCATCTCCAAATGGCGGCCCGTTTCTGCTATACTGAAAGACAATTTTCCGAACCCGGGGTGTCAATGGATTATCTGCTGCATGCATACTCGCCGCGATACAAGATATTCCTCTCGATCGCGGACGTCACGGAAACCGCGAAACAGCTCGAAAAAATGCATCTTTCCGGGCCGACGGCGGGCCGATTCCTGGCCGAGGGGCTCGTCGCGGCGGCGCTTCTCTCGACGGAAATCTCCCAGACGGACGAACGGATTTCCTTCCAGCTCCAGGTCGACGGCCCTGTCGGCGGCTGCATGTTCGACGTCTCCACGAGCGGAAACATGCGGGGCTATACGCACAAGAAGCTGTTCGACGAGTTCGACGGGGAAGACACGAGCGACATCCGCGGCATCATGGGCTCCTACGGCCGGCTGACGGTCATCAGGTCGAATCGACGGGGAGCCATCGACCAGCAACAGGTCCAGAACTGCCCGGCCGACGTGCGCTCGGCGCTGGCAAGCTATTACAACCTGATTCTGCGCCGGCCGGCGGCCGTCGAACTCATTTCTCTCTCCAGAAATTCGATGGTGCATCGTGCCCTTGGCGCGCGTATCGAGCGCTCTTCGGATGGCAGCGTGGAAGAATTCATCCCTTTGCTCGAGAAGTTCAACGACCGGTCTGTTCGCGATCTGCTCGTCAACTCAGCGGATATCGCCGCCTACCAGAAGCTTCTCGGTCTCGACGACCTCCGCACGGTCATGACGCGCGAACTCCGCTTCGGCTGCGGCTGCTCGTATGAAAAGGTCGTGGCCTCGGTCGGCATGCTCGGTGTCGTGGAACTTCGCGACATCGTCGAGAAGAAGGAAACCCAGACCGTCACCTGCCATTTCTGCGGGAATACCTACATCGTTACCCCCGAGGCGATCGCCGGCCTGATCGTCCAACTCTCGCGGAAAGACGACGAGCCGACCCCGTGACCGACAAACTTCGCTCCTGGAAAAACGGCGATCGCCCCGACCTCCCCTGGGAGCGCTGTCGCCGTGATGAGCGCGGCGAGCTGAACCAGCTTCTCAGCGGCCCCGTCTGCCGCCACATCGGCGCCCTGACGCTTCGTGCGATCGACGGGGCCTGGCGCGGCAGGCACGTTCATCGGGTCAAGCGCGAAGAGTTCTTCGTCCTCTCCGGGCGAATAGAATTTATATGGCATGATACGGAAACCGGCGAGCGCGGCGGCGAATCGTTCGGCCCGGGAACCCGGCTGACGATTCTTCCCGGCCTCGCCCACGCCCTCCGCGCCCTCGAAGACGCCGTCATGATCGAGTTTTCCGAAACTCCCTACGACGAAGCAGACTCGGTCCCCTTCGATCTCTGAGGTTCCGCTGACGAGGAATCCTGCATGAGAGACAGGTATTGATTCTTGCGCAACAAAAGAGAATGGCGTATTCCCGTTCGTGCGCCGCGTGTCGATGCACGAAAGCCTCTCGTCCTTCGACGAGATCGGGGCCGTCCAGGACGTGCATGAAACTGAAAAGCCCCTGCTTCCGACCTCTGGGGGATCGCCTCGAGCGACGAATCAGGAAGGTGCTGAACCGATGCGAACGAGATCATGAGCAGAGAGAGGTCTGATATGGAGAAGACGTCCCGAAATGACATCCCGATTTCACATCTTCTGCTGGCTGTGATGCAAAAATGGGTGAATAAAGCCATTCCCTTTCTCCTTGTGATGGCGATGGCCTGCGTCTGTATATATGCAGATATAGACCGCGAATCGACGAAGGTCAGGGCCGTGACGAATGGCGGAGTGGTTTTGTACAGACTGCGCGATCACGGGCCATGCGACAAAGCCAGGGAATACCTCCTCTCCCAGGGGGTCGTATTCCGGGAATTTGTCTTCGATGGCCAGCCCCTGCCCCTCATTGGCGCTCCCTCATGCCCGGCCTGTTTCCCCGTGATCCTCGTGGATGGCATCCGCATCAACGGATTCAGACCGAAAGCCATCAGAGCCGCCCTGGATGCGCAGAAGAGCCCCAGCGCCGCCGGGACGTTCTACGCCCAAAGCCTGTCTCTGATGGAGCAACTCGGACTGTGAGGAATGTTCTGCGCAATAATACCGTGGCGGTGGTTCTTCCCCTCCTGTTTGCATTCGTAGGAATATTCATTCGGGAAATGCTGCCGAAGTCCCCGTTTCACACATTTCTGCCGGGACCGTCCAGTTCCTGGGGAACGAGGCCCGGAAGCCCCGCTCATCCTTTGTTTTTGCATATTCAGGTGTCGGATGCCGATGCAGCGCCGCGACTGCACGTCGTCACCTTCAGACCCGAGCCGGGCGGACGGCCCCGGCCGGAATACGCCGGCCCCGCGGATCATGTCCGGACGAGCGGGAATCGTCTGAACTTCAGGATAAGCACGGAAGGAGTTTCGTTTTCCGGAACCATTTCATCGGGAACCCTTTCGGGAACATGGACCAATGCTGATTCATCGTCTTTCCCGGTGATCATGGATGTCGTTGCTCCTCCTCCGTTCCTTTACACGCACCAGCAGCCCCGGCCCCCGTTTCCGTATATCGCCGAAGAAGTGACGGTTTCCGGAGGGTTGTTCCGTCCTCGCCTGTCAGGAACCCTCACCCGCCCTGCCGCGCCCGGGTCTTTTCCTGCCGTTCTGCTTCTTTCCGGGCAGGGACCCGAGGGACGGGATGCGGAAAATCAGTTTCATCGTCCGTTCCTCGTCTGGGCGGATCATCTGACCCGGATGGGCATGGTGGTTCTCCGATGTGATGATCGCGGCGTGGGTCTTTCGGAAGGCGACTTCAATGCCGCCACGACCGCCGACTTTGCGGCTGATGCCAGGATGTGCCTGGATTTTCTGAAAGCGCGACCCGAAGTTCATTCCGGGCGAATCGGAATGCTCGGCCACAGTGAAGGAGGTCTTGTCGCTGCCACGGTAGCTGCCGAAAGCCCGGATGTCGGTTTCATCGTGCTGCTCGCCCCGCCGGTTTGTCCGATGAAGGAGATATGGAAGCACCAGTTTGGAGTGATGGCCCGCCGAAACGGCCTGGACGCGCGGACGGAGAAGCTGGGCGAAGAATTCATCGAAGGGGCCTGGCGGAATCTTGCGGCTAATTCCGCGACCTATTGGGGGCGGAACTCCTTCCGTAACTATTTTATTGAATATATGAACGGCATTCCGGAAAAAGACCGTCGTCTCCTCGGGTTTCCCGCGAACGAACAGGATGAGGCAGCCATAGAAAAGGAATTGAACGTCTGGTGCACGCCCTGGAAGTATTTCATAACGAGGTTCGATGCCGCCGATGCCTACAACAGGGTTGCCTGTCCCGTGCTCGGCGTTTTTGCCGGGCTCGACGAGCAGATTCTTCCGAAGCCGAACGCCGAACTTCTCGAAACCCTCCTGAAAACGGGACGAAATCCGCCGCTCCGGCTTCACGTCTTCCCGGACCTGGAGCACGGGATGCGCAGGCCGATCAACTATAACGCGGCTTCATATCCCCTTTCGGAAACAGTGGCGATAGAAGTTCTCGAACTCGTTTCCTCCTGGATAACGTCTCTGCCGGAGAAGGCGCAATATTGATTCCTGCAGACTGAAAGCCACCCGTACGCCCTGAGCCTGTCGAAGGGCGAAATGAGGAAACATCTGCAAGTGGCTGTTCCTGCTTCGACGAACTCAGCACGAACGGAGACACGAAGCTGGTTTTTGATATGCAGGACTCACGAAGACGGGAAGAATCTGGCTTCGCGCGTCATGCGTCGAGCGTTTCCCTGACTTTGTCTGCCAGTTCCTTGAGGGAAAACGGCTTCGAAATGAACTTCACGCCTTCGTCCAAGATGGCCTGGCGCGCGATGACGTCGGAGGTATAGCCTGACATATAGATATGTTTCAGCCCGGGCATGAATTCGAGAATCCGTTCCGACAGCTCTTTCCCGTTCGTGCCCGGCATGACGACGTCGGTGAGGAGAAGATCGATGTTCCTGTCATACTCCCTGGCGAGCTTCATCGCCTGTTCGGGATTTTCGGCCGATAACACACGGTAGCCGAGGTTTTCGAGCATCTTCCTGGTGAGATGCAGGACCGTGGCCTCGTCTTCCACGACCAGGATCGTCTCGCGGCCTCCGACCGGCCGTGCTTCCTCGACGATCCCCGGAGATTCCTTCGCCTCGATCCTGTGGCGGGGAAGATGAATCCTGAACGTGGAGCCGATTCCCGGATCGCTGCAGACATTGATGAAACCGCCGTTCTGCTTGACGATACCGTAGACGGTGGAGAGGCCGAGGCCGGTTCCCCTGCCCTCTTTCTTGGTCGTGAAGAACGGGTCGAATATTTTGGGCAGGAGATCATGCGCTATTCCACAGCCATTGTCTGCCACTGACAGCTGGACGTAGTCCCCCGGCACGCATTCCGGTGAATCGGCGCAATACGCTTCATCGCACCGGACGTTCAACGTCTCGATGGTGATCGTCCCTGTCCTGCTGATCGCATCGCGGGCGTTCACCGTGAGATTCGCGAGAATCTGATCGATCTGGGACGGGTCGATCCGGACCATCCAGAGCTCGTGTCCCGGCCTCCAGACGAGATTGATGTTCTCTCCGATGAGCCGCTGAAGCATGCTGAGAACGCCGGCGACGGCATCGTTCAGGCCGAGAACCCTGGGGTTGATGTTCTGTTTGCGGGCAAACGCAAGCAATTGCCGGGTCAGATTGGCCGAGCGCCTTCCGGCGGCGAGGATGTCCTGAAGGGGTTGCCGCAGGGGAGCGTCGGGGCCGAGTTCGCGAAGCGCAAGATCGGTGTTGCCGATGATGACGCTCAGCATGTTGTTGAAGTCGTGAGCGACACCGCCGGCAAGCTGGCCGACGGCGTCAAGTTTCTGGGAATGGAACAACTGCTCCTGTAGTTTCTGGCGTTCCAGCGCCTCGATCTTGGTGCCGGTGATGTCGCGCGCGATGCCCATGAAACCGCTGATTTTTCCCTGAGAGTCGCGCAGGGCGGACATTCTGCAGGAATACCAGAGCGTTGCCCCGTCCTTGCGCATGACCCGTAGCTCAGGGCTTTCCACGGATGTTCCCGTCGTCGGAATCCGATTGAGCATATCACGGTATGGGACGATGTCGTCCGGATGAAGATACCGTTCGAGGGGCTTACCGACGGCTTGGGATGGCGGTTCCCCCATGTGATCCCGCCAGTTCGGCGAAAGATAGGTCACCACTCCTTCCGGCGTCAGGGCGAATATCAGATCGGTAGCGTTCTCGACCAATCCGCGAAAACGTTGTTCGCTCTGCCGGAGGGCTTCTTCCGCCTTCTTGCGGGCCGTGATATCAGTGTGCAGGCCTACCAGGCCGATGACGCGGCCTTCCGGACTCAGAATGGAATAGGCCCGTACGAAAACATCGAGAATCGACCCATCCCTTCCGAGCATTTTGGTTTCTTCCTGGATGCTTCCGCCCGCCATAATCGTCTCGAAAACCCGGTTTCCCATGTCTTTATCCAGGTAAACGGTTTCGGGCGGATGTTCCCCGACGTTCCCGAGCAGGCGGTCCAGCGCCTCGTTCTGGTAATAATGAGTGCCGTCGGGCCTGGAAATGCCGATGGCGTCCGTAGAGTGTTCCACCAAATTTCGGAACAGGTGGAGTTCCTCCTCCGTTTTCTTTCGCTGTCTTATATCAAGTGATATATTCGCGAGATACCGCTGTCCAGCCTCGGGCCCGCTGATGACGAACGTCACGGCATGCACGTCGATCAGGTCGCGGGTTTTCAGGTTGAGATACTGCAGCTCCCCCTCCCAGCACCCGTTTTCAAGGGTGGACGGAATGATTTCTTTCGCCGCCAGATCTTTCAGGTGATCTGGAATCACCTGCATGAAGTTCGTGGTCGCCACGGCCTCGGGATCGATACCCAGCATGTTCGCCCCGGCGTCGTTGAGGAAGACCATCGTCCCGTCGGGAAGTGCGAGATTGATGAGTTCGCTGCTGTGCCTGACGATTTCCGCCAGCAACCCTTCATCGCATTGCTGATACCCATTCCTGCCGTCCTGTCCCCCGGAAGCCGGCGGTTGCGTGGCGCCTCCGGATTCCACGCGTTCAAGCTCCCGGATGCGCTGCTTCAGCCGGATGTTTTCCTGAAGCAGCTCCTGGATCGTTTCGGATGGTGTTGTCACGCGATCCTCCCGTTCTGAAATAGACGGGCGCCGAACGTTCAGTGGCCTTCGGCGTGGTGCTTGAGGTCTTCGGAGCCGAAGGCGAGGGGGAGAAGCGCCTTCACGGTGGTTTTCTTCACCTTGCGGTGGCGGTTGATCAGGAGGACGTCGGCGTTCGGGGCGAGCTCGGCGAGCACCTGGCGGCAGGCGCCGCACGGCGAGATGAAATCGTCGGTATCGACGAAAATGGCGATGCGCTTGAATTCGTGCTTTCCCCGGGCGATTGCGGCAAACAGCGCGGTTCTCTCGGCGCAGTTGGTCAGGCCGTAGCTGGCGTTCTCGACGTTGCAGCCGAGGATGATCTCGCCGTCGGCGCACTCGAGGGCCGCCCCGACCTGAAACTTCGAATAGGGCGCATACGCCTTCTTGCTCGCCTCGATCGCCTTCTCGACCAGGACCGCATCATGCTGGCTCTTCATTCAATATCTCCCATGAAAATTCTTGTATCAGGCATAGTATCATATACCCCGCAAGGACACGAAGTTCCAAAGGGGGCAAAAAGGGGGGCCGAGAACCGACCCCCCTTTTGGAAACGCCGAGAAATGATCAGCGCTTGGAGAACTGCGGCCGTTTGCGGGCTTTCTTGAGGCCGTATTTCTTGCGCTCGCGCATGCGCGGGTCGCGGGTCAGGAGGCCGTTCTTGCGCAGCGGGCTGCGGAACTCCTCGTTGAACTTCACGAGCGCGCGGGCGATGCCGTGGCGAAGCGCGCCGGCCTGGCCGGAGCTGCCGCCGCCGCGGATGTTGGCGATGACGTTGAATCTGCCCTGGGTTTCGGTGACCGTCATGGGCTGCATGATGATCTTGCGGGTCAGGGGCAGCGGGAAGTAGGACTCGAACGGGCGGGCGTTGACGACGATCTTGCCGTCGCCCTTCACGATGCGAACGCGGGCCGTGGCGGTCTTGCGGCGGCCGGTTCCCCAGAAATTGGCTTCAGCCATTGGTCAATTCCTCCTCATTCCTTCGGCAGAGCAGTCGCTTTGGGCTGCTGCGCGGCGTGCGGATGCTCTGACCCGCCGTACACCTTGAGCTTGCGCAGGTAGACCTTGCGAAGCTTGTTGCGGGGAAGCATGTTCTTGACGGCGATCCAGAGCATGCGGCTCGGATCGGTCTCACGCAACTGGCCGTAGGAAACGGACTTGATGCCGCCCGGGTACCCGGTGTGCCAGAAGTACTTCTTCTCGACAGCCTTGGAACCGGTCAGCTGGATCTCGCCGGCGTTCACAACGACGACGAAATCGCCCATGTCCACATTGGGGGTGAACGTAGGCTTGTTTTTACCGCGGAGCATGGCAGCGATCTGGGACGCGAGGCGACCCAGCACCTTCCCCTTGGCATCCACGAGGACCCACTCCCGTTTGATTTGGGAGGGCTTGGGGATGAACGTCTTCACCGAATGTTCCTCCTTTATTGGGTTTCGGTTAGTACATGACCTTCATCAGATAGAGCCCAGACGCCGGCGCCGGCGGACCGAGTCGTCGTCTGTCCTGATTACGGTACAGTTCTACGATTTCTTGCGGCTCCATTTCGTGCCGGCCGATCAACAGCAGAGCCCGGGCCATGTTCCGCACCATGTTGTGCAAAAACCCGTTGCCGGTGACGTCGAAGACGATCTCATCGCCATTCTCGGTCACATCGGCGCTCATGATCTTCCGGACGGGGTTTTCCTTCGTGTCGGGCGATCGCGTGAACGAGGAAAAATCGTGTTCGCCGACGAACAACGCCGCCCCTTCCCGCATTCTGCCGATGTCGAGGTCTCCTTCGACCTGGCAGGTATACCGCTCGTGGAAGGGGGATCTTTCCCGCACCCGTCGAAACAGGTAGCGATAGGATTTTCCCACGGCCGAGAAGCGCGGATGGAACTCCGCTGGCGCCTCTTCCACGCTTGCGACATGGATGGCCGGGGGCAACACCCCGTTGAGAGCCTTGATAAACTTGTCAACCGGTATGCGACATGCCGTGCGTATCATCACGACCTGACCCAGGGCATGAACCCCCGTGTCTGTCCTGCCGGACCCATGGACGCGAACCGTTTCGCTTAGAACGATACCGAGTGCTTTCTCCAGGTCGCCCTGGATGGTGGGCACATCCGGCTGCAGTTGAAAGCCGAAATATCCGCTTCCGTCGTAGGTGACGATCAGTTTAAGCTGTCGCAAGGAATTTGTCAAGAGGAAAACCGTTCACCACAGAGTCACAAGGGGCTAGAGATTTCTTGC is a genomic window of Candidatus Ozemobacteraceae bacterium containing:
- a CDS encoding alpha/beta fold hydrolase, with translation MDVVAPPPFLYTHQQPRPPFPYIAEEVTVSGGLFRPRLSGTLTRPAAPGSFPAVLLLSGQGPEGRDAENQFHRPFLVWADHLTRMGMVVLRCDDRGVGLSEGDFNAATTADFAADARMCLDFLKARPEVHSGRIGMLGHSEGGLVAATVAAESPDVGFIVLLAPPVCPMKEIWKHQFGVMARRNGLDARTEKLGEEFIEGAWRNLAANSATYWGRNSFRNYFIEYMNGIPEKDRRLLGFPANEQDEAAIEKELNVWCTPWKYFITRFDAADAYNRVACPVLGVFAGLDEQILPKPNAELLETLLKTGRNPPLRLHVFPDLEHGMRRPINYNAASYPLSETVAIEVLELVSSWITSLPEKAQY
- the rpsI gene encoding 30S ribosomal protein S9; this encodes MAEANFWGTGRRKTATARVRIVKGDGKIVVNARPFESYFPLPLTRKIIMQPMTVTETQGRFNVIANIRGGGSSGQAGALRHGIARALVKFNEEFRSPLRKNGLLTRDPRMRERKKYGLKKARKRPQFSKR
- a CDS encoding PAS domain S-box protein translates to MTTPSETIQELLQENIRLKQRIRELERVESGGATQPPASGGQDGRNGYQQCDEGLLAEIVRHSSELINLALPDGTMVFLNDAGANMLGIDPEAVATTNFMQVIPDHLKDLAAKEIIPSTLENGCWEGELQYLNLKTRDLIDVHAVTFVISGPEAGQRYLANISLDIRQRKKTEEELHLFRNLVEHSTDAIGISRPDGTHYYQNEALDRLLGNVGEHPPETVYLDKDMGNRVFETIMAGGSIQEETKMLGRDGSILDVFVRAYSILSPEGRVIGLVGLHTDITARKKAEEALRQSEQRFRGLVENATDLIFALTPEGVVTYLSPNWRDHMGEPPSQAVGKPLERYLHPDDIVPYRDMLNRIPTTGTSVESPELRVMRKDGATLWYSCRMSALRDSQGKISGFMGIARDITGTKIEALERQKLQEQLFHSQKLDAVGQLAGGVAHDFNNMLSVIIGNTDLALRELGPDAPLRQPLQDILAAGRRSANLTRQLLAFARKQNINPRVLGLNDAVAGVLSMLQRLIGENINLVWRPGHELWMVRIDPSQIDQILANLTVNARDAISRTGTITIETLNVRCDEAYCADSPECVPGDYVQLSVADNGCGIAHDLLPKIFDPFFTTKKEGRGTGLGLSTVYGIVKQNGGFINVCSDPGIGSTFRIHLPRHRIEAKESPGIVEEARPVGGRETILVVEDEATVLHLTRKMLENLGYRVLSAENPEQAMKLAREYDRNIDLLLTDVVMPGTNGKELSERILEFMPGLKHIYMSGYTSDVIARQAILDEGVKFISKPFSLKELADKVRETLDA
- a CDS encoding cytidine deaminase, encoding MKSQHDAVLVEKAIEASKKAYAPYSKFQVGAALECADGEIILGCNVENASYGLTNCAERTALFAAIARGKHEFKRIAIFVDTDDFISPCGACRQVLAELAPNADVLLINRHRKVKKTTVKALLPLAFGSEDLKHHAEGH
- a CDS encoding chemotaxis protein CheW; this translates as MKKVQTRQEIQVVGFYIGTDEYALNIAKVREIQAMTDIRKMPKAPSFVEGVINLRGHIVPIIDLRKRFDLPPLTDQHQSKILIVDFNRNLVGMVVDNVSEVIRLFSDQIERAPDVFSYNIGSQYVQGVAKLEERLIVLLDIEKLLSFDEQNQLAGLKS
- the rplM gene encoding 50S ribosomal protein L13 — translated: MKTFIPKPSQIKREWVLVDAKGKVLGRLASQIAAMLRGKNKPTFTPNVDMGDFVVVVNAGEIQLTGSKAVEKKYFWHTGYPGGIKSVSYGQLRETDPSRMLWIAVKNMLPRNKLRKVYLRKLKVYGGSEHPHAAQQPKATALPKE
- a CDS encoding zinc ribbon domain-containing protein — encoded protein: MILDRLPDKICSLLSISNADEVRLAYESTSAFDGSTGASWLVVHRSQVHIVSALPLDVPQLIKKFMVQGVSSLKCSKSILGDIRLEFGLRSEPQPFVFVIPSLLSHDWDILSDILQSIFEDTFHPDMEDASLGSDAFAASAPIGTALEDSTVLFQPISGVKVDVSTMQSVLDTTMDGLADQINVEVANESSFTITDVRSDAMPDLPEKPVARERQAAAEAIKKKRFKASQTNLIPKETPAPEADSNTIRCPKCQKKNKSDYIYCLGCGNELGSRRNAPSRKVGKSPDYGYSSSEASQSEDASGCIVQLFYFIIGVGALLFFISIGK
- a CDS encoding Hsp33 family molecular chaperone HslO; this encodes MDYLLHAYSPRYKIFLSIADVTETAKQLEKMHLSGPTAGRFLAEGLVAAALLSTEISQTDERISFQLQVDGPVGGCMFDVSTSGNMRGYTHKKLFDEFDGEDTSDIRGIMGSYGRLTVIRSNRRGAIDQQQVQNCPADVRSALASYYNLILRRPAAVELISLSRNSMVHRALGARIERSSDGSVEEFIPLLEKFNDRSVRDLLVNSADIAAYQKLLGLDDLRTVMTRELRFGCGCSYEKVVASVGMLGVVELRDIVEKKETQTVTCHFCGNTYIVTPEAIAGLIVQLSRKDDEPTP
- the truA gene encoding tRNA pseudouridine(38-40) synthase TruA; this translates as MRQLKLIVTYDGSGYFGFQLQPDVPTIQGDLEKALGIVLSETVRVHGSGRTDTGVHALGQVVMIRTACRIPVDKFIKALNGVLPPAIHVASVEEAPAEFHPRFSAVGKSYRYLFRRVRERSPFHERYTCQVEGDLDIGRMREGAALFVGEHDFSSFTRSPDTKENPVRKIMSADVTENGDEIVFDVTGNGFLHNMVRNMARALLLIGRHEMEPQEIVELYRNQDRRRLGPPAPASGLYLMKVMY